One region of Trachemys scripta elegans isolate TJP31775 chromosome 8, CAS_Tse_1.0, whole genome shotgun sequence genomic DNA includes:
- the GLRX2 gene encoding glutaredoxin 2 isoform X1 has translation MVALRGALRAAGSRLRMGNSPSTSMGLSNAATVNKIQETISDNCVVIFSKTTCGYCKMAKKLFQDMNVNYTAIELDMYENGSQFQDILHQMTGGRTVPRVFINGAFIGGATDTQKLHQEGKLLPLVHQCQMRTAKNSDLPCSLP, from the exons ATGGTGGCCTTGCGGGGAGCCCTGCGCGCCGCCGGCAGCCGGCTCAG aatgggAAATAGTCCATCTACTTCAATGGGATTGTCTAATGCTGCTACCGTGAACAAAATCCAG gaaaccATTTCGGACAACTGTGTAGTGATTTTCTCTAAAACAACATGCGGCTACTGCAAAATGGCAAAGAAACTGTTCCAGGATATGAATGTAAATTACACAGCAATAGAACTAGACATGTATGAAAATGGAAGCCAGTTTCAAGACATTCTTCATCAAATGACTGGTGGCAGGACG GTTCCAAGAGTGTTTATTAATGGGGCTTTCATCGGAGGTGCTACAGATACTCAAAAGCTTCACCAGGAAGGCAAGCTGCTTCCATTAGTTCATCAATGTCAAATGAGAACAGCAAAAAATTCTGATCTGCCATGTAGCCTACCTTAG
- the GLRX2 gene encoding glutaredoxin 2 isoform X2, whose product MGNSPSTSMGLSNAATVNKIQETISDNCVVIFSKTTCGYCKMAKKLFQDMNVNYTAIELDMYENGSQFQDILHQMTGGRTVPRVFINGAFIGGATDTQKLHQEGKLLPLVHQCQMRTAKNSDLPCSLP is encoded by the exons atgggAAATAGTCCATCTACTTCAATGGGATTGTCTAATGCTGCTACCGTGAACAAAATCCAG gaaaccATTTCGGACAACTGTGTAGTGATTTTCTCTAAAACAACATGCGGCTACTGCAAAATGGCAAAGAAACTGTTCCAGGATATGAATGTAAATTACACAGCAATAGAACTAGACATGTATGAAAATGGAAGCCAGTTTCAAGACATTCTTCATCAAATGACTGGTGGCAGGACG GTTCCAAGAGTGTTTATTAATGGGGCTTTCATCGGAGGTGCTACAGATACTCAAAAGCTTCACCAGGAAGGCAAGCTGCTTCCATTAGTTCATCAATGTCAAATGAGAACAGCAAAAAATTCTGATCTGCCATGTAGCCTACCTTAG